The genomic DNA GGGAAATTATTAGGAAACTGGCAATTATAACTGCTGGTAGGGCCTTCACTCATCTTATCAAAGTTTATCATGAGGAGCACCATGAATTGGTTAGGCATGGAGTCTACGGATTTGTTCGTCATCCTGGATATTCTGGTTTTCTCATATGGTCAATTGGCACTCAAATAATGCTGTGCAATCCAATATCCACAGTTGCATTTGCACTTGTTGTTTGGCGTTTTTTCTCACAACGGATACCATATGAAGAGTACTTCTTAAGGCAGTTTTTTGGGTCACGTTATGATGCCTATGCTCAACAGGTTCCTTCTGGAATTCCCTTTGTGAATTGATGGATTAAATTCTTGCATAGATTCAAGTGGACCTGGAAAGTGATACTGTATCTGTAAAATTTTGTTGATACCAGAAAGGTAAGGTTGTGGAAAATCATTCTTTCTGATTATCCTGCATCTAACAACTTATGAAATTTAAAACTGTGCTGTATCTATCCTAGATTGCTTATCGACTTTTTTTGGTTTAAAGTCGGTTCATCAGCTCTCTTTTTTTTGAAGGAAAATAGCTTTAAGATATTGTCTTCCTCCTTTTCCATATGATATTGAGGTAGAAATGTAAGTGTACCAGTGGGATGTAGCCTTAATGTACCATTAATAGAGCTTAATTTTTATAATGATGCAGTTCTTTTCATTCTGCTAGAGACTGAAATTTTTGCTTGTATTAAAAGAGTACCGTCTTGATTGTAATAATGATGCATTGTTGATTGGTGTATATATGGATGTCTAGTTTTGCATCTGTTTTCTTTGGACGGCCATAGTTATAACCTAACATGTACAAGGTCCGTTATTTTTTAAACCTGTTTTTATTTGAAACAGTTGTGGCATGCATGTTTGATGAAGTCTAGATACACTACTACCTCTGCAGAAACTATGGGCGTGTTTGGGAAATCTATTAAGTGGGCTTATTAACTTATAAGTCCGCCCCTAACAACAACTTATCGATGAGTGTTTATCTacccaacttataagttaaatttacaacttataagtataagttaaatgttagtaatgacgtactttttcttaacttattttgattttttgttttgtttattaactttagtttttaaaaatatttttttaaatgttaaCCTAACTTAAAATttaagaattaagataattatatttaaaaattatttattttagtttatttaaataaaaaaaattctgacttataagttaaattaggcaaacacttgtataacttataaatatttattaatttatcaatTATCAGTCACTTATTCgatttaagtcataagttacttattttaacaTTTCCCTTTTAAGTCATAAGTTAGTTATTTTAACATTTCACAAAGAGGAACTATGTGCATAGTATCGGGTACCTGTTGATAATGTAGCTGTCAATAAAGAAGCTGTTTGATTATTGATACTCAAACCATAAAAGTGAAGTAGCCGGACATGTATTCATATGCATGGAAATATTATGACAATGTTTGGTCAATCTGGATAGTTAACAATAAATACTACTACTAATTATTTTCATGAAACTTTTTAGGACGATACGTACTTATTTCTGAAAAAGAAGATGAGGCCAACACCCTCCTTAAAACAATCAATTCCTGTGCAAGTGTCTGTGCCCTTGGACAAAGGCACTACTAGTCTACTTGACCGGAATATATAATAACCATATATGAGCATGCAATTTTGATGGAATCGTTCACATGATGCATAGTGTGAAGAATGTGGTAAGATGTTGTTATCAACTTTTGAAGTTAGAAATTGGGTCGTAGAACAATAATATGAGTTGGGCGTGGGAGTGGTCTAACTAGAGCTGCCCAGTTGGGCGGTCAATGCGGTCCGGGCCGGGCTGAATGCGGGTTGAGCTCGTGAAGCATGAACACTGAACCGACACGTAAGTTGAACGAATCGGGCCGGGCCAGGTTCGAACTGACAGACAAGGACTCATAACCGACACTGGACTCGTGAGCGATGCGGGCTGAACCGGGTTGAGTGCGGGTTGTGCGTGTTGAGTGTGGGCTGAGTGGGTTGAGTGCGGGCTGTGCATCCATCCATGTGCATTCTATTCTCTACTATGTCTATGTCACATCACACATGTGATGTGAATGTAATGTCCAAGCAGCAAGCAGTCAAGCATATAAATAGAGTTTAATcacttatattattttaatagaaaATTTGTGtgtataattaatattttttactatataaaattcgaaattagtataacaatttttattaaaaattattaataaaatgtaaCATTATTTTCTATTATGTCACATAATTTATTcgaaaaataataattataatcaattaattttattattttaggtttttggttaaaaagaggacggtacctcttataaattttattaatttaaaaaaattacaaatgatgtgagaggactcctctctaaaaaacggaacaaaccgcatcaaatattaaaaaattacaaatcaaatgatattaaaatttttaaaaaaattacattaaaTATTTTGCGGGCGGGTTGTGCGGGCTCGTACCGGTTGTGCGAGTTGCCCGGTCCGTGCGGCTCGTGCGGGCTCATGCGGTTCCGGGTTCTGAAATTAGAATTCGTATTCGGTTCACCTAATTTAGCGAGTTGGgcgggtttgaaccggcccgGTTCGGTCCGAATTTTTTCCGATTTCCGTACGAACCGGTCCCGAATgtgcggttcaaacccgcacataTGGCCGGCTCTAGGTCTAACCCATTATTGCAATCTTTTATGTACATGATCCATCTCAAAGTCATAATATACGGGGGGCCATGGAGAATTAGCTCTCCCTCTACATGTGCTTGTTTGGGCAACTGACCCTACTTTCCGATGCCTTTTTGAAGCCTGTAACAATATGACTAGTTACTTATAATCAGTGTTCCAGAAATCGTTAGGCGTGCCAGGGCGGTGAGGAAAtcttcgagagattaatcggcaagtcggagattaatcggaacattaatcggaagaatataaatattatttttaatttttataattttataatgatcaacatgtcaaatatttgtttgaaaaaagaaattagaatggtattaaacaatatctacacacttgacatgcgttatgtactaattattgagtttacaatattaactatattttaattcacacttttaaattaattataatatgttatttttatattttaagtgagaaaataaatatattagattacttgttacttcttaccaatactttatattataaattgacatgatattgtgtgaaattatgaaattaatgatttaaaattataaaaacgtaaaaaaaaaatatttttagttattttccgcctagaccgcctaggaccgatttttgaccgcctagtcccgattttgacccgattttttgaaaaaacgcctaaatcaccgcctaggtccgactcggggcgttttaccaccgcctagcgcctaggcggccgcctagaccgatttttagaacactcTTATAATCTACAAGATGATCGTGTGTATGGATTTGTTATGTTTTTTTAGATGTTAATTAGCCACAAGTGCTATGTAAGTTTAATATGTGAATGGAGATTGAATGTAATTTCTTGTACATATTCATCTTAATATAAACTACTACTAGGTAAAAAAAAGTGTATTTTATTGCTTCACAATCAAATCCTTAAAATTGAAGGTAGACCGACTCTAGTACGAAATACACAGTTCACCACTAAGCCGTCAATCATCGAACTTTTGTTTATTGAACTAGTGATAACTAGATTATTGTTAGTGTTAGTGTGTAAGTTACCACTTTGGTAACTATAATGTTATAAATAACAGGGTGGCTTCAAGAGGATTATAAGCTAAACCAAAAACTCTGGTCTTGAACCCGTTTTAATTGACGAAAGAATATGCATTCATCAGTGAGAGTACATAATTTCTATTAGCGGGGATGATCCTGACTATATGCGAACAAGACTTGCGCCTGAAAGGCTCATAATTTTCAAATCTTTTAAgtaaacatatataaatatatacgtTAGGTCCGGTAACTTGATTTCAACTGAGATCCGCCTAAATTTCAAAGCCGGTCATGGCTAGATATTTGCATTCAGATGAATTGACATTTTTCTTTAGCTAATTTCCGGATGAATTAGTATTGTATAGGATAAGTTATACCAACTTGAAGCCACCGCATAATCCCCCTTTTAAGAACATAAACATCGGAGACAAATGGGATAGACGGATTCGGGAAAGCATTAAAGCTACAAATACATGTACCAAACAAGCTTACATTTGTGAAATCAACTTACTAATCGTCCGAATCCGcaagaataaaatttcaaaatGCTAGATATAACTTACTTTATCAACCTAAGTATCACTATACGGTACACACGTATGTGAGTTGCTGAgcaaattttaataatttcagcTGAGGCCTTGATTAAGATTTGTACAACATTCTCTTTCAAGATGTTAGGAATAATCACATGCAGATGCCTAATTATGAGTTGACATGACATCATCTGCTTCATTTTCATCTCTAACACAAGTGATTTAGGCTTCAAGTATCCCTCACATGCATCCCATTCTTCTTTACTTATATTTCTTCACGGCATATTTTATTCCTATGTATTCGGTTTACAATACTTTGCATTTGGCCAAATAATTAACAGAATTCCAATTTTTATCTGAAATATTAAGTAGTTACAGGGACTTGACGGTAGGAACTAATCGGTTGAGCTCGCGACTTGTGATTTatcaaataatttattaattatttaacaaaatagTCAGATATTTTTAACTAATTTATCAGCAATTTTTTAAAAGCCACGGGACAGTGCAGCAATAAAGTGCACATTTGCCATACCTGCTCCTTTGTCTTATAAACAGAGCATATTGATGTCTTCTTCTTTTAACATGTTCGTAGGCATATGCTTGTAATCTAGCAATTCATGGTAGTCTGGTGACAAGTAGAACTTGATTGTCTTTTTGGGTTATGTGCATTCACAAGTACTGCTATACTACTGGGGGGTTCTTCTTAAAACTTGTTGATCTATTGGTTTAACAGATTCGGAACATTATTTAATTTGCCTAACTATTCCTGTTTATCTTTATGTGATGTGAATGATTTTGTCTGAATAATTAATCGTAAACGTGGGTCTGGTTTGGTTTTCAGATATACTCATCTTATATCACTTTCTTCATTTCTGGGCATGCCTTGTACAGTAACTAATTATATACTCTCTCTCCTCTCTCGTCCATACCATTATTCGTTTCATTTTTTTACACATAACTCAATGTATTTTGAATGTATGGTCAAAATGATTActttttattttttctaaattaaaaaatatatatatatatattaaaatataatttagcaaaataaaatttaaaaatattaattctAACTATATTTTCAGAACTCTTAAAAATATGTGAAAAAAATCAAACATCCTTTAGTGACTATATATTTGCACAACACCCCATAAATCATTGCATGCAATAGCTAAAATAGTAGTAATTGACTATTTACTCATGTTTCAAATTAGCGCGAATAATCTTATTAATGTTTTAAAATACTAGTTATAACAGTATTATATCGAACCTCTGTAAAAATAAATATAGCAGAAAGGGAGAAAAAGAGCACACTAGAGAGAAAATGAAAGCTTGATGTATTTTGTATCATTTCGAATAAGGTTATTTATAGCCAAAATAAGGAGCAAACAATTTAATGCAATGCAAAATTTTCAAATCTAAATCTAACCTTACTATTTAATGTTTGACAATTACAATCAATTCACAACAATTAATACATTCTAGAGCAcaactattatttttattatttcttAAATAACTGAATTTCTTTcatgaaatatattctttatctACACCCtgttaaaaaaaatagaaaagcAAAATGGTAACTCcattttttcaaaattcaagaCGTATAAGATATTTTAATTTCTTTCTCCTATGTTCTTTTCTTATTAATTAATAAGATTTGATTTGATAATCTTGGGCAAAAATATGAAGGCCACATTTTGTTCTGAAAGAGTCGGAGAGAGTAGCCAAAAAACTTTTGTAGGAAGATCATCAAATCATATATTTAATAAAATGTAAATGACGATTATCAATTTAAATAAGATATAAGACTCGACCCCTCATTTGCAATCTACCCTACAATTTATTAGAGAAAGGGTTAAACACCCTGCTTTTCCTTACAATATTTACTTACCCAATCTCCCAAATCTtcaatatatatatttatctaAAGAAGAATTACGCGGTGCCTCTCAAATTGTTctactatatttttctaatttttctaaatttttaagtttaaaaatatcaaaaaataCAATAATCTTATATTCTCCTAAATATACTCTCTCTGTCCCGATGAGTTGTTTATGTTCActgtttgcacgtatttcgagacttctataaattatagtttcataatgtttttttttaattttctttttttaataaaagtttaaacataaaatttttattcaaaaataaaaataaaaatatatattatggAACTATACTTTAAATAagtattgaaaagcgtgccgaaaagtAATGTAAAGAATACAGTGGGACTGGGGGAGTATTATTGATTTTCACCtaaaatttttgcaaaatctttCATTAAAATTTTTGCAATTTTTAAGTAAAATATTTTAGGGAATTCTTGAGTAAAAAATTAGGTAGCTTAAAGTTTAATTAAGAAAGTCTTGACTAATAAATTAGGTAATCTTAAAGGgcaagtaaaaaaaattatatataaataagtGCTAGTCGTTTGACTTCAAAGACAAAAAAAAAAATCTTTGGTTATAATTTTTTCATTAAATTTTCAACTTTATTTTGCATGTTATTATTATTAAGCCTTTAAATTTGTGTTAAttgttgattttttttattttaaagtGCATCGTTTGCGGTTTGTTTATTGTGTGTTAGGTCCCGTAAAATGACTATTTTAAGTTAGAAAGGGGTTGAAAgattaattaccaatttaaaaattattatggcgttttaaaaatatttatcccgTTTTAAATATTGTACTGATGCAGATTATGTATGTGGAAATAAAAGATAaggaagaaaataccacacgggaGATTTATCCTGGTTAGCGATGgtgcaacctctaatagattcgctcacccctacgtccagtccccgagctcctctccagGACTCGAGTTTTTCCCTTAAAATAACCTTGCTCCTTACGTAGGCAGAGAAACCTTTACAACCCTACAAATacttgtcttggtgcgtaactccgggttaccacctcaaaataaatgtgcaacctacacaacctatcttagacaataacaccctgttatttcttcaaagttgatgtagaacccttggtttagtctttgtccttctaagcttttgccggtcttggatctcagtagttggtcttaagtctttcctcttcctcacggTGCAAAGACgactaactccccgttagtacgtctaggacttgggtcttagaacgagaatcacctcactatACTTCACCTCACTGTAAAATGAAGAAAACAATATCTACGAAACAATACCCGTTATAGATAAAAAGGGTTTGGACTGGTAATACACTTAACTAAACCGGATGACAAacaaatattcttaaaagaaTATTAATTTATACTTTCTTTAGATTAAGTGAATTTTAGAGTATACTTGGTTTTACTTCGTTTTGAATAATATATCTTATTTCCgaagtaataaatatatcaagtccTTGGTGAAGCGTTATAGCTTTCGGATCTTTGATAAAATAATGTCTCGTTTAATATAGTCGTGTGTAGACCTTTATAAATCGAGAGTGTTACACTTATTCTTTAACTATTGGCACTTATAAAATATTTGGCCGAGAAAATAAAAGGTGCGTAatttaaacacaatatatcaaaacaatataagagcagagtttaaattatattagcacagtttatatgtgtatatatataatacaatataagctttaagtttttcccacgaaacactaaaggtgctagtaagggaagtcgcttaa from Apium graveolens cultivar Ventura chromosome 5, ASM990537v1, whole genome shotgun sequence includes the following:
- the LOC141724798 gene encoding protein-S-isoprenylcysteine O-methyltransferase A-like isoform X2 — its product is MTEFFGDTACRQISEMLFSIVFFHVSEYILAIIFHGKSNVTLKSLLISKNYLVAMIFSLIEYLVEVYFFPGLKEHWRISNFGLSMVVIGEIIRKLAIITAGRAFTHLIKVYHEEHHELVRHGVYGFVRHPGYSGFLIWSIGTQIMLCNPISTVAFALVVWRFFSQRIPYEEYFLRQFFGSRYDAYAQQVPSGIPFVN